A region of Oncorhynchus masou masou isolate Uvic2021 chromosome 29, UVic_Omas_1.1, whole genome shotgun sequence DNA encodes the following proteins:
- the LOC135520352 gene encoding protein O-linked-mannose beta-1,4-N-acetylglucosaminyltransferase 2, with product MRAASCRMNVAAILNGLLVSVVAALLWKYVRLSEHTAVLEEELQLTRQSQELSQARIDYHAALLALQEHGTRMVCTGKMHTDRICRFDYLCYCTEAEEFVFFHSNSSFMLPNLGPRRFQPALLDLSSVEDHNTQYFNFLELPAAALKFMPKPVFVPDVTLILNRFNPDNLMHVFHDDLLPIFYTMRQYSDLDDEARLVFMEGWGEGAHFDLYRLLSSKQPLLKEQLRNFGKLMCFTKSYVGLSKMTTWYQYGFVQPQGPKANILVSGNEIRQFASSLMEKLNITTRGGEESAAEEKDEYFVVFSRSINRLILNEAELILALVQEFQMRAVTVSLEEQNFPRIVKVISGASILVSMHGAQLVSSLFLPRGAVVVELFPYAVNPEQYTPYKTLASLPGMDLQYVAWRNMVEENSVAYPERPWEQGGIAHLDKEEQDHILTSKEVPRHLCCRNPEWLYRIYQDTIVDIPSLLEALRAIVKTRPNLKKAKPASTVHPGRVREPQCQTSVQASNEAKLTVSWQIPWNLKYLKVREVKYEVWIQEQGENTYMPYILPHQNYTFSENIKPFTTYLVWVRCIFNKNLLGPFADVLMCRT from the coding sequence ATGCGTGCGGCGAGCTGCAGGATGAACGTGGCGGCCATTCTGAATGGCCTGCTGGTGTCGGTGGTGGCAGCACTGCTCTGGAAGTACGTGAGGCTAAGCGAGCACACTGCAGTACTGGAGGAGGAGCTGCAGCTGACCCGCCAGTCCCAGGAGCTGTCCCAGGCCCGGATAGACTACCACGCCGCTCTGCTCGCCCTCCAGGAGCATGGCACCCGTATGGTCTGCACCGGCAAGATGCACACTGACCGCATCTGCCGCTTCGACTACCTGTGCTACTGCACCGAGGCTGAAGAGTTTGTCTTCTTCCACAGCAACTCCTCCTTCATGTTGCCCAACCTGGGGCCCCGGCGCTTCCAGCCGGCCCTGCTGGACCTGTCCTCTGTGGAGGATCACAACACCCAGTACTTCAACTTCCTGGAGCTGCCCGCAGCTGCCCTCAAGTTCATGCCCAAGCCTGTGTTCGTCCCTGACGTCACCCTCATCCTCAACCGGTTCAATCCGGATAACCTGATGCACGTGTTCCACGATGACCTGCTGCCTATCTTCTACACCATGCGGCAGTACTCGGACCTTGACGATGAGGCCCGCCTGGTCTTCATGGAGGGCTGGGGTGAGGGAGCACACTTTGACCTCTACCGCCTGCTGAGCAGCAAGCAGCCACTTCTCAAAGAGCAGCTGAGGAACTTTGGCAAACTTATGTGCTTTACTAAGTCCTACGTGGGCTTGTCCAAGATGACCACATGGTACCAGTACGGCTTTGTCCAGCCACAGGGCCCCAAAGCCAACATCCTGGTCTCTGGGAACGAGATCCGGCAGTTTGCCTCATCGCTGATGGAGAAGCTCAATATCACcacgagaggaggagaggagagtgcagcgGAGGAAAAGGATGAGTACTTCGTAGTGTTCAGTCGCTCCATCAACAGACTCATCCTGAACGAAGCGGAGCTGATCCTGGCGTTAGTGCAGGAGTTCCAGATGAGAGCGGTGACGGTGTCTCTGGAGGAGCAGAACTTCCCCAGAATCGTCAAGGTCATCAGCGGGGCCTCCATATTGGTCAGCATGCACGGGGCCCAgctggtctcctctctcttcctcccccggGGGGCCGTCGTTGTGGAGCTCTTCCCCTATGCGGTCAACCCAGAGCAGTACACCCCTTACAAAACCCTGGCCTCTCTACCAGGCATGGACCTGCAGTATGTGGCCTGGAGGAACATGGTGGAGGAGAACTCTGTAGCCTACCCAGAGAGGCCCTGGGAGCAGGGAGGTATAGCCCACCTGGATAAGGAAGAGCAGGATCACATCCTGACCAGTAAGGAAGTACCCAGACACCTGTGCTGCCGCAACCCTGAGTGGCTCTATCGTATTTACCAGGACACCATAGTGGACATCCCTTCTTTACTAGAGGCTCTCAGAGCAATCGTGAAAACCAGGCCCAACCTGAAGAAGGCCAAGCCTGCCAGCACGGTCCACCCGGGCCGGGTCAGAGAGCCCCAGTGTCAGACATCGGTCCAGGCCTCCAACGAGGCCAAGCTGACTGTGTCCTGGCAAATCCCCTGGAACCTGAAGTACCTGAAGGTCAGGGAAGTGAAGTACGAAGTGTGGATCCAGGAGCAAGGAGAGAACACGTACATGCCTTATATTCTCCCCCACCAGAACTATACCTTCTCTGAAAACATCAAACCCTTTACGACATACCTGGTGTGGGTGCGCTGCATCTTTAACAAAAACCTCCTGGGGCCTTTTGCCGATGTACTCATGTGCAGGACATAA